A genomic segment from Streptomyces sp. NBC_01233 encodes:
- a CDS encoding carbon-nitrogen hydrolase family protein yields the protein MPALRTALLQSSGVLGDTARNLKALDEAAAHAAQGGSGLLVTSEMFLTGYALDLQDIPGLAEPADGPSAVAIGEIARRHGIAVLYGYPERADDAVYNAAQLIGPDGVRLANYRKTHLFGCFEQDAFTLGDTPVVQADLDGLRIGIMICYDVEFPENVRAHALAGTDLLLVPTAQMHPFQFVAEQLVPVRAFENQMYIAYVNRTGPEGEFEFVGLSCLASPDGVTRTRAGRGEELVFGEADPELLAASRENNPYLRDRRPGLYASLV from the coding sequence ATGCCTGCGCTGCGCACCGCCCTCCTCCAGAGCTCCGGAGTTCTCGGCGACACCGCCCGGAACCTCAAGGCGCTCGACGAGGCGGCGGCGCACGCCGCACAGGGCGGGTCCGGGCTCCTCGTCACCTCGGAGATGTTCCTGACCGGCTACGCGCTGGACCTCCAGGACATCCCCGGGCTCGCCGAACCGGCCGACGGCCCGTCCGCCGTCGCCATCGGCGAGATCGCCCGCCGCCACGGCATCGCCGTCCTGTACGGCTACCCGGAGCGGGCGGACGACGCCGTCTACAACGCGGCACAGCTCATCGGCCCCGACGGGGTGCGGCTCGCGAACTACCGCAAGACCCACCTCTTCGGCTGCTTCGAACAGGACGCCTTCACCCTCGGCGACACCCCCGTCGTCCAGGCGGACCTCGACGGCCTCCGCATCGGCATCATGATCTGCTACGACGTGGAGTTCCCCGAGAACGTCCGGGCGCACGCGCTCGCCGGCACCGACCTCCTCCTGGTGCCGACCGCGCAGATGCACCCGTTCCAGTTCGTCGCCGAACAGCTCGTCCCCGTACGGGCCTTCGAGAACCAGATGTACATCGCGTACGTCAACCGCACCGGCCCGGAAGGCGAGTTCGAGTTCGTCGGACTCAGCTGCCTGGCGAGCCCCGACGGGGTCACCCGGACCCGGGCCGGCCGCGGCGAGGAGCTGGTGTTCGGCGAGGCCGACCCCGAGCTGCTGGCCGCGTCGCGCGAGAACAACCCCTACCTGCGCGACCGCCGCCCCGGGCTCTACGCCTCCCTCGTCTAA
- a CDS encoding flavin monoamine oxidase family protein, translating into MTSTVPTTAVPHSDGQPPITMFGPDFPYAYDDFLAHPAGLGQIPATELGTEVAVIGGGLSGIISAYELMKMGLKPVVYEADQIGGRLRTVGFEGAGTEELTAEMGAMRFPPSSTALQHYIDLVGLVTEPFPNPLAEATPSTVVDLKGETHYAETIADLPQVYRDVAAAWNACLDEGADFSDMNTAMRERDVPRIREIWAKLVEKLDDETFYGFLCKSEAFQSFRKREIFGQVGFGTGGWDTDFPNSILEILRVVYTEADDHHRGIVGGSQQLPLRLWEREPEKIVHWAQGTSLSTLHDGTPRPAVTRLHRTAGNRITVTDSSGDIRTYRAAIFTAQSWMLLSKIECDDTLFPIDHWTAIERTHYMESSKLFVPVDRPFWLDKDEETGRDVMSMTLTDRMTRGTYLLDNGPDKPAVICLSYTWCDDSLKWLPLSANERMEVMLKSLGEIYPKVDIRRHVIGNPVTVSWENEPYFMGAFKANLPGHYRYQRRLFTHFMQDRLPEDKRGIFLAGDDISWTAGWAEGAVQTALNAVWGVMHHLGGSTDATNPGPGDVYDEIAPVELPED; encoded by the coding sequence ATGACGTCCACGGTGCCCACCACCGCCGTCCCGCACAGCGACGGACAGCCGCCGATCACCATGTTCGGCCCGGACTTCCCGTACGCCTACGACGACTTCCTCGCCCACCCGGCGGGGCTCGGCCAGATACCCGCGACCGAACTCGGCACCGAGGTCGCCGTCATCGGCGGCGGTCTGTCCGGCATCATCTCGGCCTACGAGCTGATGAAGATGGGCCTCAAGCCCGTCGTCTACGAGGCCGACCAGATCGGCGGCCGGCTGCGCACCGTCGGCTTCGAGGGCGCCGGCACCGAGGAACTGACCGCGGAGATGGGCGCCATGCGCTTCCCGCCGTCCTCCACGGCCCTGCAGCACTACATCGACCTCGTCGGCCTGGTCACCGAGCCCTTCCCGAACCCGCTCGCCGAGGCCACCCCCTCGACGGTCGTGGACCTCAAGGGCGAGACCCACTACGCCGAGACCATCGCCGACCTCCCGCAGGTCTACCGCGACGTCGCCGCCGCGTGGAACGCCTGCCTCGACGAGGGCGCCGACTTCTCCGACATGAACACCGCGATGCGCGAGCGGGACGTCCCGCGCATCCGCGAGATCTGGGCCAAGCTCGTCGAGAAGCTCGACGACGAGACCTTCTACGGCTTCCTCTGCAAGTCCGAGGCCTTCCAGTCCTTCCGCAAGCGCGAGATCTTCGGCCAGGTCGGCTTCGGCACCGGCGGCTGGGACACCGACTTCCCGAACTCCATCCTGGAGATCCTGCGCGTCGTCTACACCGAGGCCGACGACCACCACCGCGGCATCGTGGGCGGCTCGCAGCAGCTGCCGCTGCGCCTGTGGGAGCGCGAGCCCGAGAAGATCGTGCACTGGGCCCAGGGCACGTCCCTGTCCACCCTGCACGACGGCACCCCGCGCCCGGCGGTGACCCGCCTGCACCGCACGGCCGGCAACCGCATCACGGTCACCGACTCCTCCGGCGACATCCGCACGTACCGCGCCGCGATCTTCACGGCCCAGTCCTGGATGCTGCTGTCGAAAATCGAGTGCGACGACACGCTCTTCCCGATCGACCACTGGACGGCGATCGAGCGCACCCACTACATGGAGAGCTCGAAGCTCTTCGTCCCCGTCGACCGCCCCTTCTGGCTCGACAAGGACGAAGAGACCGGCCGCGACGTCATGTCGATGACCCTCACGGACCGCATGACCCGCGGCACGTACCTCCTGGACAACGGCCCGGACAAGCCCGCTGTCATCTGCCTCTCGTACACCTGGTGCGACGACAGCCTGAAGTGGCTGCCGCTGTCCGCGAACGAGCGGATGGAGGTCATGCTGAAGTCCCTCGGCGAGATCTACCCGAAGGTCGACATCCGCCGCCACGTCATCGGCAACCCGGTCACCGTGTCCTGGGAGAACGAGCCCTACTTCATGGGCGCGTTCAAGGCCAACCTCCCGGGCCACTACCGCTACCAGCGCCGCCTGTTCACCCACTTCATGCAGGACCGCCTCCCCGAGGACAAGCGCGGCATCTTCCTCGCGGGCGACGACATCTCCTGGACGGCCGGCTGGGCCGAGGGCGCGGTCCAGACCGCCCTCAACGCCGTCTGGGGCGTCATGCACCACCTCGGCGGCTCCACGGACGCCACCAACCCGGGCCCGGGCGACGTCTACGACGAAATCGCCCCGGTCGAACTCCCGGAGGACTGA
- a CDS encoding amino acid permease, whose amino-acid sequence MLDHGQAPPLDSKPVNPLLRRKPVEQLVAEGGQGEGGALKRSLTMWQLTMISIGATLGTGIFVVLGEATPIAGPAVFIAFIIAGLTALFSALSYAELAGSIPVSGSSYSYAYATMGELIAWVCGWCLILEYGVSVAAVAVGWGQYLNELLDGTLGITIPEGFSAPLGEGGYINMPALVVVLLCMVFLLRGAKESARINSIMVAVKIVTLVLFCVIGFMGIKAGNYTPLAPLGVTAISTAASMLFFSYIGFDAASTAGEEAKNPKKDLPRAIMLSLAIVTAIYCLVALVAVGAMPWQEFEGSEAALAQIMENVTGHSFWSVILAAGAVVAIASVVFAVLYGQTRILFAMSRDGLMPKAFAKVDPKSGTPRVNTIIVCLFCGLLAAFIPLGELANATSIGTLFAFALVNVAVIILRQTRPEMNRTFKVALFPVTPIVGFLLCAYLMTELPGITWLVFGGWMAVGLVIYFFYGMRRSSLATVAALAATASEVAE is encoded by the coding sequence GTGCTCGACCACGGCCAGGCGCCACCGCTCGACTCGAAGCCCGTCAACCCGCTGCTCCGCCGCAAGCCGGTGGAGCAGCTGGTCGCCGAGGGCGGCCAGGGTGAGGGCGGTGCGCTGAAGCGCTCGCTCACCATGTGGCAGCTGACCATGATCAGCATCGGCGCCACCCTGGGCACCGGCATCTTCGTCGTCCTCGGCGAGGCCACCCCGATCGCCGGCCCGGCCGTCTTCATCGCGTTCATCATCGCGGGCCTGACCGCGCTGTTCTCGGCGCTGTCCTACGCCGAGCTCGCGGGCTCCATCCCCGTCTCGGGCTCCTCGTACTCGTACGCCTACGCCACCATGGGCGAGCTCATAGCCTGGGTCTGCGGCTGGTGCCTGATCCTGGAGTACGGCGTCTCCGTCGCGGCCGTCGCCGTCGGCTGGGGCCAGTACCTCAACGAGCTGCTCGACGGGACCCTCGGCATCACCATCCCCGAGGGCTTCTCCGCCCCGCTGGGCGAGGGCGGTTACATCAACATGCCGGCCCTGGTCGTGGTCCTGCTCTGCATGGTCTTCCTGCTCCGCGGGGCCAAGGAGAGCGCCCGGATCAACTCGATCATGGTGGCCGTCAAGATCGTGACGCTGGTGCTCTTCTGCGTCATCGGCTTCATGGGCATCAAGGCCGGCAACTACACCCCGCTGGCCCCGCTCGGCGTCACCGCCATCAGCACCGCCGCCTCCATGCTCTTCTTCTCGTACATCGGCTTCGACGCCGCCTCCACCGCCGGTGAGGAAGCCAAGAACCCGAAGAAGGACCTGCCGCGCGCGATCATGCTCTCGCTCGCCATCGTCACCGCGATCTACTGCCTCGTCGCCCTGGTCGCCGTCGGCGCCATGCCGTGGCAGGAGTTCGAGGGCAGCGAGGCCGCCCTGGCCCAGATCATGGAGAACGTCACCGGACACTCCTTCTGGAGCGTCATCCTGGCCGCGGGCGCCGTCGTCGCCATCGCCAGCGTCGTCTTCGCCGTCCTCTACGGTCAGACCCGCATCCTCTTCGCCATGTCCCGCGACGGCCTGATGCCCAAGGCGTTCGCCAAGGTCGACCCGAAGAGCGGCACCCCCCGCGTCAACACGATCATCGTCTGCCTCTTCTGCGGACTGCTCGCCGCCTTCATCCCGCTGGGTGAGCTGGCGAACGCCACCAGCATCGGCACGCTCTTCGCGTTCGCCCTGGTCAACGTCGCAGTCATCATCCTGCGCCAGACCCGCCCGGAGATGAACCGCACCTTCAAGGTCGCGCTCTTCCCGGTCACCCCGATCGTGGGCTTCCTGCTCTGCGCCTACCTGATGACGGAGCTGCCCGGAATCACCTGGCTGGTCTTCGGTGGCTGGATGGCCGTCGGGCTCGTGATCTACTTCTTCTACGGCATGCGCCGCTCCAGCCTGGCCACTGTGGCCGCCCTGGCCGCCACGGCCTCGGAGGTCGCTGAATAG
- a CDS encoding GNAT family N-acetyltransferase: protein MRDGGETGPDAAARGGGRAGRLTRAVVAAVRERGDSPFLHAAAANTGAVRLYESMGFTPRRRPLFLGLRTPARVA from the coding sequence GTGCGGGACGGGGGAGAAACCGGCCCCGATGCGGCCGCGCGGGGCGGGGGCCGGGCCGGCCGGCTGACCCGTGCGGTCGTGGCGGCGGTGCGGGAGCGCGGGGACAGCCCGTTCCTGCACGCGGCGGCGGCGAACACCGGCGCCGTCCGGCTGTACGAGTCGATGGGCTTCACGCCGCGCCGCCGCCCGCTCTTCCTGGGCCTGCGCACACCGGCCCGGGTGGCCTGA
- a CDS encoding uracil-xanthine permease family protein: MGLGVGWTLHGDGRTPAPGAVVRPQERLSWPRTAGLGAQHVVAMFGASFVAPVLMGLDPNLAIMMSGVATVIFLLATRGRVPSYLGCSLSFVGVAAAIRASGGDSAVVTGAIFVVGVALFLAGLAVQRFGARVIHTAMPPVVTGAVVMLIGFNLAPVTASTYWPQDQWTALLTMLVTGAAVVCLRGFWSRIAIFLGLLFGYALSWILDRIFGKIHSTAGGPEAVDHWRLDLSGVGKADWIGLPAFHAPQFEWSAILIALPVVIALIAENAGHIKAVGEMTGDPLDDKLGTAIAADGAASMLSTAVGGPANTTYSENIGVMAATRVYSTAAYWAAAGFALLFGLCPKFGAIVAAIPGGVLGGITVILYGMIGLLGAQIWISGGVDLRNPLNLVPAAAGIIIGIGGVRLQITDTFELGGIALGTIVVITGYHALRYLAPAHLKQQEPLLDEGTSDYDDSAGA, encoded by the coding sequence ATGGGCCTCGGCGTGGGCTGGACCCTGCACGGAGACGGGCGGACCCCCGCCCCCGGCGCGGTGGTACGGCCACAGGAGCGGCTGTCGTGGCCGCGGACCGCCGGGCTCGGCGCCCAGCACGTCGTGGCGATGTTCGGCGCGAGCTTCGTCGCACCGGTCCTGATGGGCCTGGACCCGAACCTGGCCATCATGATGTCCGGCGTCGCGACGGTGATCTTCCTCCTCGCGACGCGCGGCCGGGTCCCCTCCTACCTGGGCTGCTCGCTGTCCTTCGTCGGCGTCGCGGCGGCGATCCGGGCCTCGGGCGGGGACAGCGCGGTCGTCACCGGTGCGATCTTCGTCGTCGGCGTGGCCCTCTTCCTGGCCGGTCTGGCCGTCCAGCGTTTCGGGGCCCGCGTCATCCACACGGCGATGCCGCCGGTGGTGACGGGCGCGGTGGTGATGCTGATCGGCTTCAACCTGGCGCCGGTGACGGCCTCGACGTACTGGCCGCAGGACCAGTGGACGGCGCTGCTGACCATGCTCGTCACCGGGGCGGCCGTGGTCTGCCTGCGCGGTTTCTGGTCACGCATCGCGATCTTCCTCGGGCTGCTCTTCGGGTACGCGCTCTCCTGGATCCTCGACCGGATCTTCGGCAAGATCCACTCGACCGCGGGCGGGCCGGAGGCCGTGGACCACTGGCGCCTGGACCTCTCCGGCGTCGGCAAGGCCGACTGGATCGGCCTGCCCGCCTTCCACGCCCCGCAGTTCGAGTGGTCGGCGATCCTGATCGCCCTGCCCGTCGTGATCGCGCTGATCGCCGAGAACGCCGGACACATCAAGGCCGTCGGCGAGATGACCGGCGACCCCCTCGACGACAAGCTCGGCACGGCCATCGCGGCGGACGGCGCCGCGTCCATGCTGTCCACCGCGGTCGGCGGACCGGCGAACACCACGTACTCCGAGAACATCGGCGTCATGGCGGCGACCCGGGTGTACTCCACGGCGGCGTACTGGGCGGCGGCCGGCTTCGCGCTCCTCTTCGGGCTGTGCCCCAAGTTCGGCGCGATCGTCGCCGCGATCCCGGGCGGGGTGCTCGGCGGGATCACCGTGATCCTGTACGGGATGATCGGCCTGCTGGGCGCCCAGATCTGGATCAGCGGCGGGGTGGACCTGCGCAACCCGCTGAACCTGGTGCCGGCCGCGGCGGGCATCATCATCGGCATCGGCGGCGTGCGGCTCCAGATCACCGACACCTTCGAGCTGGGCGGCATCGCACTGGGCACGATCGTGGTGATCACGGGCTACCACGCGCTGCGCTACCTCGCCCCCGCACACCTGAAGCAGCAGGAGCCCCTGCTCGACGAGGGCACCTCCGACTACGACGACTCCGCGGGGGCGTAG
- a CDS encoding MFS transporter, with amino-acid sequence MTGDTDLSPARMRHARFAIAAVFCAHGAVTGSFATRIPWIQDHAQLSAGTLGLALAFPALGAALAMPLAGRINHRFGARAALRALLALWTLSLILPSLAANLPALCFALFVYGATSGMSDVAMNALGVETENRLRRSIMSSLHGMWSVGALLGSAAGMVAAHSGADARLHHLVAALVLTAAGLVAVRGVLDLRSDAEAQAPPHFALPPKSALLIGAIGFCAVFAEGASLDWSAVYLRDVLHTDAGLAAASTTAFALTMAVARLAGDRVVDRFGPVRTVRAGGVLATAGGLLVVLVRHPVAALAGFGMIGLGIAVVVPLAFAAAARSGPAPAQAIAGVATITYTSGLIAPSAIGAVADASSLVVSFGLVTLLAFALVAGAAVLRQRPPVGQSGGGAGEKAGPADRDEPIDIRP; translated from the coding sequence ATGACCGGGGACACCGACCTCAGCCCGGCGCGCATGCGCCATGCCCGTTTCGCCATCGCCGCCGTCTTCTGCGCCCACGGCGCTGTCACCGGATCCTTCGCCACCCGCATCCCCTGGATCCAGGACCACGCCCAGCTCAGCGCGGGCACCCTGGGCCTCGCCCTCGCCTTCCCCGCCCTCGGCGCGGCGCTCGCGATGCCGCTGGCCGGGCGGATCAACCACCGGTTCGGAGCCCGCGCCGCGCTGCGGGCGCTGCTGGCGCTGTGGACCCTCTCCCTGATCCTCCCGAGCCTCGCGGCGAACCTTCCCGCCCTCTGCTTCGCCCTCTTCGTCTACGGGGCCACCTCCGGCATGTCGGACGTGGCGATGAACGCGCTGGGCGTGGAGACCGAGAACCGGCTGCGCCGCTCGATCATGTCCTCGCTGCACGGCATGTGGAGCGTGGGCGCACTGCTCGGTTCGGCCGCCGGCATGGTCGCCGCACACAGCGGGGCCGACGCCCGCCTGCACCACCTGGTCGCCGCACTCGTCCTCACCGCGGCCGGGCTGGTCGCCGTACGGGGAGTGCTGGACCTCAGGAGCGACGCGGAGGCGCAGGCGCCGCCGCACTTCGCGCTGCCCCCGAAGTCCGCGCTGCTCATCGGGGCCATCGGGTTCTGCGCGGTCTTCGCCGAGGGTGCGAGCCTGGACTGGTCGGCGGTCTACCTGCGGGACGTGCTGCACACGGACGCCGGCCTGGCGGCCGCCTCCACCACGGCCTTCGCGCTCACGATGGCCGTGGCCCGGCTCGCCGGGGACCGGGTGGTGGACCGGTTCGGGCCGGTGCGCACGGTCCGGGCGGGCGGCGTACTGGCCACCGCGGGCGGGCTGCTCGTGGTGCTGGTGCGGCATCCGGTGGCGGCCCTGGCCGGCTTCGGGATGATCGGGCTCGGCATCGCGGTGGTGGTCCCGCTGGCCTTCGCGGCCGCGGCGCGCAGCGGGCCGGCCCCGGCGCAGGCCATCGCGGGCGTCGCGACGATCACGTACACCTCGGGGCTGATCGCGCCGTCGGCGATCGGCGCGGTGGCCGACGCGAGCTCGCTGGTGGTGTCCTTCGGACTGGTCACGCTGCTGGCCTTCGCGCTGGTCGCGGGCGCCGCAGTACTGCGTCAGCGGCCGCCGGTGGGGCAGTCTGGGGGCGGGGCCGGCGAAAAGGCCGGTCCGGCCGATCGGGACGAACCCATCGATATCCGGCCGTAA
- a CDS encoding Lrp/AsnC family transcriptional regulator — protein MRLNDLDERIVHALAEDARRSYADIGSEVGLSAPAVKRRVDRLRAEGAITGFTVRVDPAAMGWETEGFIEIYCRHNTSPDDIRRGLERYPEVVSASTVTGDADALVQIFASDMRHFERVLERIAGEPFVERTKSVLVLSPLLRRFTSGAPA, from the coding sequence GTGCGACTGAACGATCTCGACGAACGCATCGTGCACGCCCTCGCCGAGGATGCCCGCCGCTCCTACGCGGACATCGGCTCCGAGGTCGGGCTCTCCGCCCCCGCCGTGAAGCGGCGCGTGGACCGGCTGCGCGCCGAAGGCGCCATCACCGGCTTCACCGTCCGCGTGGACCCCGCCGCCATGGGCTGGGAGACCGAGGGCTTCATCGAGATCTACTGCCGCCACAACACCTCGCCGGACGACATCCGGCGAGGACTGGAGCGCTACCCCGAGGTGGTGTCCGCGTCGACCGTCACCGGCGACGCGGACGCCCTCGTCCAGATCTTCGCCTCGGACATGCGGCACTTCGAGCGGGTCCTGGAGCGCATCGCGGGCGAGCCCTTCGTGGAGCGCACCAAGTCGGTCCTGGTCCTCTCCCCGCTGCTTCGCCGCTTCACCTCCGGCGCTCCGGCGTAG
- a CDS encoding SCO0930 family lipoprotein, with product MGIKRGTTLAAVAMTVVLAATACGPSDDKAADSAQPAGAASQAPAADGGYGAPAADSGSGAKTGGQLAIANNDQLGAVLTDSAGLTLYRFDKDTAKPPKSNCDGDCEKTWPVVAAGDATAAAGMDPSLLGEVVRSDGSKQLTVAGWPAYRFNKDAKAGDFNGQGVGGVWFALAPDGKKAAKGAATEGAPPAAGGAAEADGKLSVAKDPKLGDHIVDGRGMTVYRFKPDTQWPMTSKCVGDCLTKWPVVPPVEKAEDKGIAEKNYTVLNRPDGLKQQSVDCWPVYTFTGDKKPGDINGQGVGGTWYAVSPEGKLITVQ from the coding sequence ATGGGCATCAAGCGCGGAACCACCCTTGCAGCCGTCGCGATGACGGTCGTCCTCGCGGCGACCGCCTGCGGTCCGTCCGACGACAAGGCGGCCGACTCGGCCCAGCCCGCCGGTGCCGCCTCCCAGGCTCCCGCCGCGGACGGGGGATACGGGGCCCCCGCCGCGGACTCGGGATCGGGCGCCAAGACCGGCGGGCAGCTGGCCATCGCGAACAACGACCAGCTGGGCGCGGTGCTCACCGACAGCGCGGGGCTCACCCTCTACCGCTTCGACAAGGACACGGCCAAGCCGCCGAAGTCGAACTGCGACGGGGACTGCGAGAAGACCTGGCCGGTGGTCGCCGCCGGCGATGCCACCGCCGCGGCGGGCATGGACCCCTCGCTGCTCGGCGAGGTCGTGCGCAGCGACGGCAGCAAGCAGCTGACGGTGGCCGGCTGGCCCGCGTACCGCTTCAACAAGGACGCCAAGGCGGGCGACTTCAACGGCCAGGGCGTCGGCGGGGTGTGGTTCGCGCTCGCGCCGGACGGCAAGAAGGCCGCTAAGGGGGCGGCGACCGAGGGGGCACCGCCGGCCGCGGGCGGCGCCGCCGAGGCCGACGGGAAGCTGTCGGTGGCCAAGGACCCCAAGCTGGGCGACCACATCGTCGACGGCAGGGGCATGACCGTCTACCGGTTCAAGCCGGACACCCAGTGGCCGATGACCTCCAAGTGCGTGGGCGACTGCCTGACCAAGTGGCCGGTCGTTCCGCCGGTGGAGAAGGCCGAGGACAAGGGGATCGCCGAGAAGAACTACACGGTGCTCAACCGCCCGGACGGCCTGAAGCAGCAGAGCGTCGACTGCTGGCCCGTCTACACCTTCACCGGCGACAAGAAGCCCGGTGACATCAACGGCCAGGGCGTGGGCGGCACGTGGTACGCCGTCTCCCCCGAGGGCAAGCTCATCACCGTCCAGTAG
- a CDS encoding GDSL-type esterase/lipase family protein — protein MSRPGADQQWPWQDPQPFLRGVAWLDKGRPVRADPADTMRLPWDTGERSTLPIGVRLEFTTETARAVEIRYRATVPGPTDALRDLAHGFALWDRHGVVAEVFTEPAAEAVVRIGLGGGNGPFTVHPPETQSPLVLGLRGIGGSLTPAPPAPRWVVHGDSITEGWWSTRPAHGWPSVTGRALGWDTVNLGYAGAARGELTTAEQLAGLSADVLTLAFGTNCWSRVPFSAPLLYETTRAFLELVRQGHPRTPLLLVSPVLRPDAERTPNKLGATLGALRDAMERATRDRIAAGDDRLAVLPGRDLLGPEHLEDGLHPNDSGHQVLGLAVATALRRAGFGAG, from the coding sequence GTGAGCAGACCGGGCGCTGACCAGCAGTGGCCGTGGCAGGATCCGCAGCCCTTCCTGCGCGGGGTCGCCTGGCTGGACAAGGGGCGCCCGGTGCGGGCCGACCCGGCCGACACCATGCGGCTGCCCTGGGACACCGGCGAGCGCTCCACCCTGCCCATAGGGGTCCGGCTGGAGTTCACCACCGAGACCGCGCGGGCGGTGGAGATCCGCTACCGGGCGACCGTGCCCGGCCCCACCGACGCCCTGCGCGACCTCGCGCACGGCTTCGCCCTGTGGGACCGGCACGGGGTGGTCGCCGAGGTGTTCACCGAGCCGGCCGCGGAGGCCGTCGTGCGGATCGGCCTGGGGGGCGGCAACGGCCCGTTCACCGTCCATCCGCCCGAGACCCAGTCCCCGCTGGTCCTCGGCCTGCGCGGGATCGGCGGCTCCCTCACCCCGGCGCCGCCCGCCCCGCGCTGGGTGGTGCACGGCGACTCCATCACCGAGGGCTGGTGGTCCACCCGCCCCGCGCACGGCTGGCCTTCGGTCACCGGCCGCGCACTCGGCTGGGACACCGTCAACCTCGGCTACGCGGGCGCCGCGCGCGGCGAGCTCACCACCGCCGAACAGCTCGCGGGCCTGTCCGCCGACGTCCTCACCCTCGCCTTCGGCACCAACTGCTGGTCCCGGGTGCCCTTCTCGGCGCCCCTGCTCTACGAGACCACGCGCGCCTTCCTCGAACTGGTCCGACAGGGGCACCCGCGGACCCCGCTGCTGCTGGTCTCGCCGGTACTGCGACCCGACGCGGAGCGCACCCCGAACAAGCTCGGCGCCACCCTGGGCGCCCTGCGCGACGCGATGGAGCGCGCCACCCGGGACCGGATCGCCGCCGGGGACGACCGGCTCGCCGTCCTCCCGGGCCGGGACCTGCTCGGTCCCGAGCACCTGGAGGACGGGCTGCACCCCAACGACAGCGGACACCAGGTACTCGGCCTCGCTGTGGCCACGGCTCTGCGGCGCGCCGGGTTCGGCGCGGGGTGA
- a CDS encoding DUF5995 family protein — translation MEAVLARMRALDERLPPQDGVAVFNRVYLTVTETLHRRIEHGGFPAPRRAQTLSVRFAERYLTAVEADRAPACWRPLLQYRRHPGIRPLQHALAGINAHIGHDLAVAVVSSCRALDCEPSALEADFDRVGDTLVSLEERIREDLMPGPDLLEVADPLTHLVGSWSLDRARAAAWAAARLLWTLRRSPELAEEFTKSLDAGVGLVGRCLLTPVRTPSEAGRSPSRA, via the coding sequence ATGGAAGCGGTGCTGGCGCGGATGCGCGCCCTGGACGAGCGGCTGCCGCCGCAGGACGGTGTCGCCGTCTTCAACCGGGTCTACCTGACGGTGACGGAGACCCTGCACCGGCGGATCGAGCACGGGGGGTTCCCCGCGCCGCGCAGGGCGCAGACCCTCAGCGTGCGGTTCGCGGAGCGGTACCTGACGGCGGTGGAGGCGGACCGGGCCCCGGCCTGCTGGCGCCCCCTCCTCCAGTACCGGCGCCACCCCGGGATCCGCCCGCTCCAGCACGCGCTGGCCGGGATCAACGCGCACATCGGCCACGACCTGGCGGTGGCGGTGGTGTCCTCATGCCGCGCCCTGGACTGCGAACCGTCCGCCCTCGAAGCCGACTTCGACCGGGTCGGCGACACCCTGGTCTCCCTGGAGGAACGCATCCGGGAGGACCTGATGCCGGGCCCGGACCTCCTGGAGGTCGCCGACCCGCTGACCCATCTGGTCGGCTCGTGGAGCCTGGACCGCGCCCGCGCGGCCGCCTGGGCGGCGGCCCGCCTGCTCTGGACACTGCGCCGCTCCCCCGAACTGGCCGAGGAGTTCACGAAGTCCCTGGACGCCGGCGTCGGCCTGGTCGGCCGCTGCCTGCTGACTCCCGTCAGGACGCCCTCCGAAGCGGGCCGGTCCCCGAGCCGGGCCTGA